Genomic DNA from Candidatus Sphingomonas phytovorans:
TGGCACCGACCTTTTCAGCAATGCGCCGCCGAGCCGGGAGCCTTCGAGCACATACACGGCGCCGAGGATCGCGGCTTCGCCGACGAATTCGGGCCTTTCTTCAGCAGCGGGTTCAGCCAGCCCCATTGTCGCGAGATCGTCGCGCAAAAGATGCGCGCGCCGCCGCTCCGGCCAGTCGGCCAGGACCAATGCCGCACCCCCGCCGTCTAGCGCCCGCTCGACCGGGATGTGGGCGGCAGCCTGGGCACGCAGGAAGCGACCATAGTCCCGCTCCTCGGCCAGGTTCATCGTCGAGAAGATAGCGTCGACTCGCTGGTGGTACTCCGCCGTCGCCATGCGCAGGGCGGTCCTGATGCCATTCTGATCCTTCATCGCGGGAAATAATGATGCAACAGCGACAAAGTTCAATCGTGCCGCTCGCACGCCATGGACTACGCCCACCGGATCACGGATTTCTCGTGCTCGCACCCGCTGCTAGGGTGTCACTGGAAGAGCGAAGGATTCGTGCGATTCGATGACCGGTGTTTCCCATCATGGCGCGCTGGAGCGCATGGCACGGCATCGCCATGCCGGGGGCTATGTCGCGCTGGTGCTCGCCGGGGGTTATGTCGAGGCAGGGGACCGGGGACGGATGCGGGTCGAGGCCGGCCATGCGGTGATCCACGGGGCGCATGAATCGCACCAGGACGCGTTCTCCAGCGCCGGCGCCACCGTGCTCAACCTGCCGCTGCCGGCAGCCGGGGCCGGGGATACGCTGGGCCTGGTCGACGATCCCGATGCGGTGACCCGGCTTGCCGAGCGAGACCCGCGCACCGCCGCCGAATTGCTATACGCCATGTTCAGGCCTTCCTCAGCGCGCCTGTCCGACTGGCCGGACCTGCTCGCGGCGGCGCTTGCGACCGGGCCCGACCGCCATCTCGCCGATTGGGCGGACAGCATGGGCATCGCGCCCGAAACGCTCAGCCGGGGATTCCGCCGCGCCTATGGGACGAGCCCGAAACGCTATCGCCTCGAACAACGCACGCTGCGCGCCGCAAGGTTGCTGCCCGGCTGGCACGGATCGATGGCGGCGCTCGCCGCCGAGACCGGCTTCGCCGACCAGTCGCACCTGACCCATGCCATCGTCTCGCTTACCGGAAGCACGCCGAACCGGCTGAGGATCAAGTCCGTACAAGAGGCGACGCGCCCGCGCCGCTAGTCACGGGGCATGCATCGCCGATCCTTCATCGCCAGCGCGCTGACCGCGCTTCTCGTCTCCACCATCGCCCCGCCCGCGTTCGGCCAGGCCAGGGCCAACCGAACGCGGTGGAAGGTCCGCTCGTCCGAAGGCCTCGATGCCATCGCCTTTCTGGGGCCGCTGTCGGGCACGAAACTCTACACCGATCTCTACGGACAGGATGTCGCCGCCTTCGCGCCGAAGCTGCCCGACGCGGTACGAAACGACATTCCCCAATTGTGGGCGGCAGCGGGCAAGGAAGGTTTCGGGTTGCTCGGCCCGACCCTTTCAGTGCTGTTCTCCGCCAACGGCAATGACGCGACGATCGGGACGCTGCTGACCGCGTTGCGATCGCGCGCTGATCTGATCCTGCCGAGCTACAAGGCAAGCCCCTATTGGGACGCCGGGAACTGGGCGTGGTTCGATGCCGCCGCGCCGCGGCTCGACTCGATCTTCAGCGCGGTGCGCGACGCGGGCTTCGCGGCATTCCGCGCCGACCGCATCGGCGCCGATCTGGACACGCGGATCGCCGACATGACCCGTGCCCTGAAGAGTTTCGACGTGATCTCGCTTCAGGAAAAGCTCACCGGACGGACCTTCGATCCCGAGATCCAGATCGTCCTGCTGCATTTCTGCAAGCCGCACGGCATCAAGGTGCAGGGACAGATGTTCCTCCAGTCGGCCGAGTACGATACCGCCACCACGGTGCGCATCGCCGCGCACGAAATGCTCCACCCACCCGTGAAGATGGACGGTCCGGCAGCCACCGCAGCGCTTGCTATCTTCACCCGCGACCCGTTGATCCCAAAGATCGTGCGCGAGCATGATCCACGCTGGGGCTACACCACGCTGGAAGGCATGCTGAACGAAGACCTTGCCCAGGCGCTCGACCAGTTGATCAGCGAGGCACTTGG
This window encodes:
- a CDS encoding helix-turn-helix transcriptional regulator; the protein is MTGVSHHGALERMARHRHAGGYVALVLAGGYVEAGDRGRMRVEAGHAVIHGAHESHQDAFSSAGATVLNLPLPAAGAGDTLGLVDDPDAVTRLAERDPRTAAELLYAMFRPSSARLSDWPDLLAAALATGPDRHLADWADSMGIAPETLSRGFRRAYGTSPKRYRLEQRTLRAARLLPGWHGSMAALAAETGFADQSHLTHAIVSLTGSTPNRLRIKSVQEATRPRR
- a CDS encoding biliverdin-producing heme oxygenase; translated protein: MKDQNGIRTALRMATAEYHQRVDAIFSTMNLAEERDYGRFLRAQAAAHIPVERALDGGGAALVLADWPERRRAHLLRDDLATMGLAEPAAEERPEFVGEAAILGAVYVLEGSRLGGALLKRSVPPSLPATFLGAGDSRAWRRLLDLLAARLRSDREIQIAIKAACEVFMLFERSGRRCLRVN